One region of Ardenticatena maritima genomic DNA includes:
- a CDS encoding branched-chain amino acid ABC transporter permease, with the protein MVQKLLAFLPEDRRQRQLILGTLGGVIFLTYPFIDRALGLELLGSLVAGLIFVILALGLNIVVGFAGLLDLGYAAFFAIGAYTMGIFTWPNLGLEWSFWVVIWICAVVAAICGMIIGAPTLRLRGDYLAIVTLAFGEIVPTVIRNLDDLTIRIPFTNIYLVEHLNLTNGPQGLNPVGRPSIFGFEFGFDPLHWWYLVVILGVLVIIAERRLENSRLGRAWMAIREDEIAADAMGVDPIRTKLLAFALGASFSGFAGAIYASMIQAIFPELFRFQVSIFLLIIVILSGMGNVYGVLVGGLMLTILDRVLIAIWIPQWQASLAKALGWSWLTAIDLREWRWVLFGVGLILIMVWRPEGLFPSEARKAELHEHEWEEAGAEG; encoded by the coding sequence ATGGTGCAGAAACTTCTGGCATTTCTACCCGAAGACCGACGGCAACGCCAACTGATTCTTGGCACGCTCGGGGGTGTCATCTTCCTGACATACCCGTTTATTGACCGCGCCTTAGGGCTGGAATTGCTCGGCTCACTCGTAGCCGGCTTGATTTTCGTCATTTTGGCGCTGGGTTTGAACATCGTAGTCGGTTTTGCCGGCTTGCTCGACCTGGGGTACGCCGCCTTTTTCGCCATTGGGGCGTACACGATGGGCATTTTCACCTGGCCCAACCTGGGGCTGGAATGGTCGTTCTGGGTGGTCATCTGGATTTGCGCTGTGGTGGCCGCCATCTGCGGTATGATTATCGGCGCGCCGACGCTGCGCTTGCGCGGCGACTACCTCGCCATTGTCACGCTGGCGTTCGGCGAAATCGTGCCGACCGTCATCCGCAACCTGGACGACCTCACCATTCGCATTCCTTTCACGAATATCTACCTGGTTGAACACTTGAACCTGACAAACGGTCCACAAGGGCTGAACCCTGTTGGTCGTCCCAGCATCTTCGGTTTTGAATTCGGATTCGACCCGCTGCATTGGTGGTATCTCGTTGTCATTCTCGGCGTGCTGGTCATCATCGCCGAGCGGCGGTTGGAAAACTCGCGTTTGGGACGCGCCTGGATGGCGATTCGTGAAGATGAAATCGCCGCCGACGCCATGGGGGTTGACCCCATCCGCACGAAACTGCTGGCGTTTGCGCTGGGGGCGTCGTTTTCGGGGTTTGCAGGCGCCATTTATGCCTCGATGATTCAAGCCATTTTCCCCGAACTGTTCCGCTTCCAGGTCTCCATCTTCCTGCTCATCATCGTCATTCTGAGCGGGATGGGCAACGTGTACGGCGTGCTGGTCGGTGGACTCATGCTCACTATCCTCGACCGGGTGCTCATCGCCATCTGGATTCCCCAATGGCAAGCCTCGCTGGCGAAAGCATTGGGCTGGTCGTGGCTGACCGCCATTGACCTGCGCGAATGGCGCTGGGTGCTCTTTGGCGTCGGCTTGATTCTCATCATGGTCTGGCGTCCCGAAGGGTTGTTCCCATCTGAAGCACGCAAAGCCGAACTCCACGAACACGAATGGGAAGAAGCAGGCGCCGAAGGCTGA
- a CDS encoding branched-chain amino acid ABC transporter permease has translation MNIELLANQLVIGITIGSYLALIALGYTMVYGILELINFAHGDIFAFGFLFSLTILQFLNLEYPLSVPQIIYILVPVMLLTMLAAGLLNVFIDRIAYRPLRNAPRLAPLITAVGASFALENLFAIWKGPSQIFYPPYVPRVDILREWLGIETIIGFSTTDLMLLVVTIPLMVLLSVFVRRTKLGKAMRATAQDREAAAMMGINVERVIMSTFFIGGALAGAAGMVFGLYLNTGRYLMGFEAGLMAFTAAVLGGIGNIAGAVLGGYFIGIFKALSDLYLPSEWTRAVVFAILVLVLVFRPAGLLGQATQEKV, from the coding sequence ATGAACATTGAACTGCTTGCGAACCAACTGGTGATTGGCATCACAATCGGGTCGTATCTGGCGCTGATTGCGCTGGGGTACACCATGGTGTACGGCATTCTCGAACTCATCAACTTCGCCCATGGCGACATTTTCGCTTTTGGGTTTCTCTTTTCGCTCACCATCTTGCAGTTTTTGAACCTTGAATATCCGCTTTCTGTGCCCCAAATCATTTACATTTTGGTCCCCGTCATGCTGTTGACCATGCTCGCCGCGGGGCTGCTCAACGTCTTCATTGACCGCATCGCCTACCGCCCATTGCGCAACGCGCCCCGCCTGGCGCCGTTGATTACCGCTGTGGGTGCTTCGTTCGCTTTGGAAAACCTGTTTGCCATCTGGAAGGGACCCAGCCAGATTTTCTACCCGCCCTATGTGCCCCGCGTGGACATTCTGCGCGAATGGCTGGGCATTGAGACCATCATCGGCTTTTCGACGACCGACCTCATGTTGCTGGTCGTCACCATCCCGCTGATGGTTTTGCTTTCGGTCTTTGTGCGGCGCACCAAGTTGGGCAAAGCCATGCGCGCCACCGCCCAAGACCGTGAAGCCGCCGCGATGATGGGCATCAATGTTGAGCGTGTCATCATGAGCACCTTCTTCATCGGGGGGGCGCTGGCCGGCGCCGCCGGCATGGTGTTCGGGTTGTACCTCAACACCGGGCGCTACCTCATGGGGTTTGAAGCCGGCTTGATGGCGTTCACCGCCGCCGTGTTGGGGGGCATTGGCAACATCGCCGGCGCTGTGTTGGGCGGCTACTTCATCGGCATCTTCAAGGCGCTGAGCGACCTCTACTTGCCGTCCGAATGGACGCGCGCCGTGGTGTTTGCCATTCTGGTCTTGGTGCTTGTGTTCCGCCCAGCCGGTTTGCTTGGGCAAGCCACGCAGGAAAAAGTCTAA
- a CDS encoding branched-chain amino acid ABC transporter substrate-binding protein: MNTRKLLSLLSLLFVLLALAACGGGQSGEESTGESGGEQAATTEGKVVRVYTSWPLQGPMLPEGQSMKRAADLALKHYLDAHGGEGPGGYTVEIVNLDDASPTTGSWDGTIEAENAQKCVNDPLCMVYFATYNSGAAKVSIPITNKAGIAQITPANTYPGLTKPWAEGEPDIYYPADNRPTYFRTNATDDLQGYSAASWAKCLGFKKVYILDDRQLYGKGVADAFEQQAQKIGLEIVGRDGVESTDIDFRALLAKVKDAQPDLVYGGFVIDSGGPQIIQQMATLGLFDQGVKFMGPDGLVNPALAEQAGGAQVVDGNVLLTFPGLAPNLLETESGKKFYNDFIAEYGEEPSPWSTYAYQAMQVILDSIERAAASGEVTRASVLDAMRNTKDFEGITGVFSFDENGDTTLVQMASYSVENGEFKFEGAISPEMADSCP; the protein is encoded by the coding sequence ATGAACACTCGCAAGTTGTTGTCCCTGCTGTCACTCTTGTTTGTTCTGCTGGCACTCGCTGCATGCGGTGGCGGTCAAAGCGGCGAAGAAAGCACCGGCGAAAGCGGTGGTGAACAAGCCGCCACCACCGAAGGCAAAGTCGTGCGTGTGTACACCTCCTGGCCTCTGCAAGGTCCCATGCTCCCCGAAGGGCAATCCATGAAGCGTGCGGCCGACCTCGCCTTGAAGCACTACCTCGATGCGCACGGCGGTGAAGGTCCCGGCGGCTACACCGTCGAAATCGTCAACCTGGATGACGCTTCGCCCACCACAGGCTCGTGGGACGGCACGATCGAAGCCGAAAACGCCCAGAAATGCGTCAACGACCCGCTCTGTATGGTCTACTTCGCCACGTATAACTCTGGTGCGGCAAAGGTTTCCATTCCCATCACCAACAAGGCTGGCATTGCACAGATTACCCCCGCCAACACCTACCCCGGTCTGACGAAGCCCTGGGCGGAAGGCGAACCCGACATTTACTACCCCGCCGACAACCGCCCGACCTACTTCCGCACGAACGCCACCGACGACCTGCAAGGCTACTCGGCGGCATCGTGGGCGAAATGCTTGGGCTTCAAGAAAGTGTACATCCTCGACGACCGCCAACTCTACGGCAAGGGGGTTGCGGACGCGTTCGAGCAACAAGCCCAGAAGATTGGACTTGAAATCGTGGGCCGCGACGGCGTCGAATCCACCGATATTGACTTCCGCGCGCTGCTTGCCAAAGTGAAAGACGCCCAGCCCGACCTGGTGTACGGCGGCTTCGTGATTGACTCCGGCGGTCCGCAAATCATCCAGCAAATGGCCACGCTGGGGCTCTTCGACCAGGGCGTCAAGTTCATGGGGCCCGACGGCTTGGTGAATCCCGCGCTGGCTGAGCAAGCCGGTGGCGCGCAGGTGGTGGACGGCAACGTCCTGCTCACTTTCCCCGGTTTGGCGCCCAACTTGCTGGAAACCGAATCCGGGAAGAAGTTCTACAACGACTTCATCGCTGAATACGGCGAAGAACCCAGCCCGTGGTCAACATACGCCTACCAGGCGATGCAAGTCATTCTGGACAGCATCGAACGCGCCGCGGCGAGCGGTGAAGTCACCCGCGCAAGCGTGCTGGACGCTATGCGCAACACCAAGGACTTTGAAGGGATTACCGGCGTCTTCTCGTTCGATGAAAATGGGGACACAACGCTGGTGCAGATGGCGTCCTACTCGGTTGAAAACGGCGAATTCAAGTTTGAAGGCGCCATTAGCCCTGAAATGGCCGACTCGTGCCCATAA
- a CDS encoding uroporphyrinogen decarboxylase family protein, which produces MMDKRTRLETVLAGERPDRLPIAFWRHFPVDDQRADTLAAATLHFQQTWDFDFVKVSPSSNYCTFDWGVETRWEGNQEGTRTYVRRRIQRPEDYETLEVLDVRKGMLGEQLRALELIGRALPPDTPFIATVFSPLTVIRYLRGNAYIADLRQHPDRVLHALDVVTRVYEDFVAAALETGAAGIFLAVQPASYHLLSEAEYRRFGEPFDRRILAAASRGWFNLLHAHGDAVMWDLLAAYPVQAINWHDRHTPPTLAEARARFSGALVGGLRQWETLLLGTPEQVRAEVLDARDQVDGRGLVIGAGCVIPVTTPYGNIRAAVEACRNT; this is translated from the coding sequence ATGATGGACAAACGCACACGCCTGGAAACCGTTTTGGCTGGTGAACGCCCAGACCGCTTGCCGATTGCGTTCTGGCGTCATTTTCCGGTGGACGACCAGCGCGCCGACACACTGGCGGCGGCGACCTTGCATTTTCAACAAACGTGGGATTTTGACTTCGTCAAGGTTAGCCCTTCCAGCAACTACTGCACCTTTGATTGGGGCGTGGAAACCCGTTGGGAGGGCAATCAGGAAGGCACGCGCACCTATGTGCGGCGGCGTATTCAACGTCCCGAAGACTACGAAACGCTGGAAGTGCTGGACGTGCGCAAAGGCATGTTGGGGGAACAATTGCGCGCCCTGGAATTGATTGGGCGGGCGTTGCCCCCCGATACGCCGTTCATCGCCACGGTTTTCAGCCCGCTGACCGTCATCCGCTATTTGCGCGGGAATGCCTACATTGCCGACTTGCGCCAGCACCCCGACCGTGTGCTCCACGCGCTCGACGTGGTGACGCGCGTGTACGAGGATTTTGTCGCGGCGGCGTTGGAAACAGGCGCGGCGGGCATTTTCCTGGCGGTACAACCGGCAAGTTATCATTTGCTGAGTGAAGCGGAATACCGCCGCTTTGGTGAACCGTTCGACCGTCGCATTCTGGCGGCGGCGTCGCGCGGGTGGTTCAACCTGCTGCACGCCCACGGCGACGCCGTGATGTGGGATTTGCTGGCGGCGTATCCGGTGCAAGCCATCAACTGGCATGACCGCCATACGCCTCCCACGCTTGCCGAAGCGCGTGCGCGGTTTTCGGGGGCGCTGGTAGGCGGCTTGCGCCAGTGGGAAACCCTTCTGTTGGGTACGCCCGAACAGGTGCGCGCCGAAGTGCTGGACGCCCGCGACCAGGTGGACGGGCGCGGGCTGGTTATCGGGGCGGGGTGCGTCATCCCTGTGACAACGCCCTATGGCAACATTCGCGCGGCTGTGGAGGCGTGCCGCAATACCTGA
- a CDS encoding ferredoxin has product MKIRVKVDRSACIGAAECTLIAPHIFSLDAENKAVVNEEAAAQADEALLWEVADSCPALAIILYDENGDQVYPQ; this is encoded by the coding sequence ATGAAAATTCGTGTGAAAGTGGACCGTTCAGCCTGCATTGGTGCAGCGGAATGCACGTTGATTGCGCCGCACATTTTCAGCCTGGATGCCGAAAACAAGGCGGTGGTGAATGAGGAAGCCGCCGCGCAAGCCGATGAAGCCCTGTTGTGGGAAGTGGCCGACTCGTGCCCAGCGCTGGCGATTATCCTGTATGATGAAAACGGCGACCAAGTCTATCCCCAGTGA
- a CDS encoding DUF1648 domain-containing protein has translation MSTPSLPFQHKLPARLRHLWETLYADRAAFYTIGLAVFLHLVLWFLVVIGYFQLPPIIPLHFDAFGQPDRIEPRSHIFFLPIIAFGLLLVNGVGGLLLRQWVDEFAAYLLWGGTVVLQLLFLIAVLSVIL, from the coding sequence ATGAGCACACCATCGCTACCGTTTCAGCACAAATTGCCGGCACGCTTGCGCCATCTGTGGGAGACACTCTACGCTGACCGCGCGGCTTTCTACACGATTGGGCTGGCGGTCTTTCTGCACCTTGTGCTCTGGTTTCTTGTGGTGATTGGCTATTTCCAACTGCCGCCGATCATCCCCCTGCACTTCGACGCCTTTGGGCAACCCGACCGTATCGAACCCCGCTCGCACATTTTCTTCTTGCCCATCATTGCGTTTGGGCTGCTGTTGGTGAACGGGGTTGGCGGTCTTCTCTTGCGGCAATGGGTGGACGAATTCGCCGCCTACCTGCTGTGGGGGGGGACAGTGGTGTTGCAACTGCTCTTCCTGATTGCCGTTCTCTCCGTCATTCTGTGA
- a CDS encoding acyl-CoA thioesterase, with product MPVYVHETSFRVRYAETDQMGIVHHTAYIVWFEEGRSDFLRAYNMPYSRMEREGIVLPVTECYARYVSPARYDEVVTVRTWIQEFKSRKIVFAYEVIGQDGRLCAEGYTAHICIDPEGRVQRFPKTLREAAQHPPHEVNQHERA from the coding sequence ATGCCTGTCTACGTCCACGAGACTTCTTTCCGTGTCCGATACGCCGAAACCGACCAGATGGGCATTGTCCACCACACCGCTTACATCGTCTGGTTTGAAGAAGGGCGCAGTGATTTTCTGCGTGCGTACAACATGCCGTACAGCCGCATGGAGCGCGAAGGCATTGTCCTGCCTGTGACGGAGTGCTACGCACGCTATGTCTCTCCCGCCCGCTACGATGAAGTCGTCACTGTGCGCACCTGGATTCAAGAATTCAAATCGCGCAAAATTGTTTTTGCGTATGAAGTCATCGGCCAAGATGGGCGTTTGTGCGCCGAAGGCTATACAGCACACATCTGTATTGACCCCGAGGGGCGCGTCCAGCGCTTCCCCAAAACCTTGCGCGAAGCAGCACAACATCCCCCGCATGAGGTGAACCAACATGAACGCGCGTGA
- a CDS encoding uroporphyrinogen decarboxylase family protein, translated as MNARERVWATLHGEPTDRPAFSLWRHFHDEDETPEGLAAATIEFAVRWEVDFVKHTPMGMYAVEDWGTPIRRFNDPHRAPERIRPAFTTPDGWRALPPLDVQRGALGRELRGLRLVRGGLPPDIPILMTIFSPLTVAYKMVGDLLFEHIAQDADAVKTGLRTIAETMARYTEACLAAGADGVFFATQLASADILPRATYAELGEPFDRLVLDACPEHTIRVLHLHGVNTFFELANTYPVHGVSWHDHETAPSLADAREQTERAFVTGLDRRIFLEPADVVAEHARAALAITGGYKHILAPSCVIPTQVDDAALAAVVDVVHTFRA; from the coding sequence ATGAACGCGCGTGAACGTGTCTGGGCAACGCTCCATGGCGAACCAACCGACCGCCCCGCGTTCAGCCTGTGGCGGCACTTTCACGATGAAGACGAAACGCCTGAGGGGCTGGCGGCGGCGACGATTGAATTTGCCGTGCGCTGGGAAGTAGATTTCGTGAAGCACACCCCCATGGGCATGTACGCCGTGGAAGATTGGGGCACCCCTATCCGCCGCTTCAACGACCCGCACCGCGCCCCCGAACGCATCCGCCCGGCGTTCACCACACCCGACGGCTGGCGGGCGCTCCCCCCGCTTGACGTACAGCGCGGCGCACTGGGGCGTGAACTGCGCGGCTTGCGCTTGGTGCGCGGCGGTTTGCCGCCCGATATCCCCATCTTGATGACTATTTTCAGCCCGCTGACGGTGGCGTATAAAATGGTAGGCGACCTGCTCTTTGAGCACATCGCCCAGGACGCCGACGCCGTCAAAACCGGGTTGCGCACCATCGCCGAGACCATGGCGCGCTACACCGAAGCCTGCCTTGCCGCTGGGGCGGACGGCGTTTTCTTCGCCACCCAACTGGCCAGCGCCGACATCCTGCCCCGTGCCACCTATGCCGAACTGGGCGAACCGTTCGACCGCCTCGTCCTCGACGCTTGCCCAGAGCACACCATTCGTGTCCTGCACCTGCACGGCGTCAACACCTTTTTTGAACTGGCGAACACCTACCCCGTGCATGGCGTCTCCTGGCACGACCACGAAACCGCCCCATCACTGGCGGACGCCCGCGAACAGACCGAGCGCGCATTCGTCACGGGGCTGGATCGCCGCATCTTTTTGGAACCCGCCGACGTGGTCGCCGAACACGCCCGCGCCGCCCTCGCCATCACAGGGGGCTACAAGCACATCCTTGCCCCCTCGTGCGTCATTCCCACACAGGTGGACGACGCCGCGCTTGCCGCCGTTGTGGACGTTGTCCACACGTTCCGCGCATAA
- the rpsP gene encoding 30S ribosomal protein S16, whose product MVRIRLRRMGARNQPSYRIVVADQRSPRDGRFIETLGYYNPLSEPETVKYDKARAVYWLSQGAKPSEAVDRWFKRDGIYEALKRYREGTPLEELFPAEAEVNA is encoded by the coding sequence ATGGTACGCATTCGTCTGCGCCGCATGGGCGCCCGAAACCAACCGAGTTATCGCATTGTGGTGGCTGATCAGCGCTCGCCGCGTGACGGTCGCTTTATCGAAACCCTTGGCTATTACAACCCGCTGAGCGAACCCGAAACCGTGAAGTACGACAAGGCGCGCGCTGTGTACTGGCTGAGCCAGGGCGCGAAGCCGTCCGAAGCCGTTGACCGCTGGTTCAAGCGCGACGGCATCTACGAAGCGCTGAAACGCTACCGCGAAGGGACGCCGCTGGAAGAACTCTTCCCGGCGGAAGCCGAAGTCAATGCCTGA
- a CDS encoding KH domain-containing protein, with protein MEELVEFIAKNLVDHPEQVRVTSEKRGRRVRITLSVAPDDMGRVIGRQGRVAEAIRNVVHVVAQKRGLFVDVDIR; from the coding sequence ATGGAAGAACTGGTCGAATTCATCGCCAAAAACCTGGTAGACCATCCTGAACAAGTGCGCGTGACGAGCGAAAAGCGCGGTCGTCGCGTGCGCATCACGCTTTCGGTCGCCCCCGACGACATGGGGCGCGTGATTGGTCGCCAGGGGCGCGTGGCCGAAGCCATCCGCAACGTGGTGCACGTCGTCGCGCAAAAACGGGGCTTGTTTGTGGATGTGGATATTCGCTAG
- the rimM gene encoding ribosome maturation factor RimM (Essential for efficient processing of 16S rRNA), with the protein MADDFLTLGRIVAPHGIRGEVKVRILTDDIEFVFDLEEVYLGQQTPQPYAVKGVRLHKGMLLLMLEGVSTRNDAEALRGEYVVIPREWAPPLGEDEYYVHQLIGLRAMTTEGEELGRVADVMFTNGANDVYVIRGERYGEVLIPAIRQVVKEIDLEKGEMLIELMDGLLE; encoded by the coding sequence ATGGCGGATGATTTTTTGACGTTAGGGCGTATTGTCGCACCACACGGCATACGCGGCGAGGTCAAAGTCCGTATTCTGACTGATGATATCGAGTTTGTTTTTGACCTGGAAGAGGTCTATCTCGGACAGCAGACGCCGCAACCCTATGCCGTGAAGGGGGTGCGCTTGCACAAAGGCATGTTGCTGCTCATGCTGGAAGGGGTGAGCACACGCAACGATGCCGAAGCCCTGCGCGGCGAGTACGTTGTCATCCCGCGAGAATGGGCGCCGCCGTTGGGAGAAGATGAATACTACGTGCACCAACTCATCGGCTTGCGCGCCATGACGACCGAAGGCGAGGAATTGGGGCGCGTTGCCGATGTGATGTTCACCAACGGCGCGAATGATGTGTATGTTATTCGCGGTGAGCGCTACGGTGAAGTACTGATTCCCGCCATTCGCCAGGTCGTCAAGGAGATTGACCTGGAAAAAGGCGAAATGCTCATCGAACTCATGGATGGGCTTTTGGAGTGA